One window from the genome of Streptomyces cadmiisoli encodes:
- a CDS encoding glycosyltransferase family 87 protein, which yields MRAPGTDRGRLLLVLVLAAAVTVFTATVPLLRDWFDLRVYHGTVHSWVHDGGRIYDYRVPGTTYGFTYPPFAAVVMLPMALVGVHIAVAVALLLNLVATAVSLRVLTGRAWRRHGWYGCALAACALALYEPLRDTFSFGQVNLLLLALVLVDAWLLTTGRERWAGIGIGLAAAVKLTPAVFIALLLLARRGRAAAVATAVAVGATGLAAWVTPEASRFYWTHALWDTTRVGRLEYVSNQSLQGVLARLGVEGKPVWAVVVLLVMGVWAWRARRAVAAGDWYGAFALTGLTSCLVSPITWVHHLVWLLPSFVLLVRAGQQRVAAVLYAVLCTSVVWLWFDDASGVDGFLGGNTYAWITLGLLLWLPVGHPAAERSPFSRSASATAPAPRQAAAAIAAVSGQPGRGPGATGSAAASGTSGPGRALLRRASSEPTGSTRPAAAKPQSSSDRASS from the coding sequence GTGAGGGCGCCCGGCACCGACCGCGGACGGCTGCTGCTGGTGCTCGTCCTCGCCGCGGCCGTGACCGTGTTCACCGCGACCGTGCCACTGCTGCGGGACTGGTTCGACCTGCGGGTCTACCACGGGACCGTGCACAGCTGGGTCCACGACGGCGGGCGCATCTACGACTACCGGGTGCCGGGTACGACGTACGGTTTCACCTATCCGCCGTTCGCCGCGGTCGTGATGCTGCCGATGGCCCTCGTGGGTGTGCACATCGCGGTCGCGGTCGCGCTGCTGCTCAATCTGGTGGCCACGGCGGTGTCGCTGCGGGTGCTCACCGGCCGGGCGTGGCGCCGTCACGGCTGGTACGGCTGTGCCCTGGCCGCCTGCGCGCTCGCCCTGTACGAACCCCTCCGCGACACCTTCAGCTTCGGTCAGGTCAATCTGCTGCTGCTCGCCCTGGTCCTGGTCGACGCCTGGCTGCTGACCACCGGGCGGGAGCGCTGGGCGGGCATCGGCATCGGCCTCGCGGCGGCCGTCAAACTCACCCCGGCGGTCTTCATCGCCCTGTTGCTGCTCGCCCGGCGCGGGCGGGCGGCCGCCGTCGCGACGGCCGTCGCCGTCGGGGCGACGGGGCTGGCGGCGTGGGTGACCCCCGAGGCGTCACGCTTCTACTGGACGCACGCGCTGTGGGACACCACCCGGGTGGGACGTCTGGAGTACGTCTCCAACCAGTCGCTCCAGGGCGTCCTGGCCCGCCTGGGCGTGGAGGGAAAGCCCGTCTGGGCGGTGGTGGTCCTGCTGGTCATGGGCGTGTGGGCGTGGCGGGCGCGCCGGGCGGTGGCGGCTGGGGACTGGTACGGGGCCTTCGCCCTGACGGGACTGACGTCGTGTCTGGTGAGCCCGATCACCTGGGTGCACCACCTGGTGTGGCTGCTGCCGTCCTTCGTCCTGCTGGTCCGGGCCGGGCAGCAGCGGGTCGCGGCCGTGCTGTACGCGGTGCTGTGCACCAGCGTGGTGTGGCTGTGGTTCGACGACGCTTCGGGCGTCGACGGGTTCCTGGGCGGCAACACGTACGCCTGGATCACCCTCGGGCTGTTGCTGTGGCTGCCGGTCGGTCACCCCGCGGCCGAGCGCTCGCCCTTCAGTCGCAGTGCGAGCGCGACGGCGCCCGCGCCGAGGCAGGCCGCCGCGGCGATCGCCGCGGTCTCCGGCCAGCCGGGCCGCGGGCCCGGTGCGACCGGCTCGGCGGCGGCGAGCGGGACGTCCGGTCCGGGCCGCGCGCTGCTGCGCAGGGCGTCCAGCGAACCCACCGGTTCGACCCGGCCGGCTGCGGCGAAGCCCCAGTCGAGCAGCGACCGCGCCTCCTCGTAG
- the rho gene encoding transcription termination factor Rho yields MTTTLEHPPRRQQSQAVSGFVDLDASGRGHLRAAGLLPAPDDPQLPAALVRRHGLRKGDLVEGVRDARRTLTEVALVNGRTPGEMRGRRHFRDLTPLHPRERIRLEHPAAGLAGRVVDLVSPVGKGQRGLVVAPPKTGKTVLLQQIAAAVTGNHPECRLMVLLLDERPEEVTDMRRSVRGEVYASTFDRTPKQHIALADLVIERAMRLVEAGEDVVILLDSLTRLCRAHNNAAASGGRTLSGGVDAAAVHGPKRFFGAARLAEEGGSLTVLATALVETGSRADDYFFEELKSTGNMELRLSRDLAGRRLFPAVDITGSGTRREELLLTPPESSAVHGLRRALRTRDGDTGLETLLERLRATPDNATFLRRIQPTLPGGREG; encoded by the coding sequence GTGACCACCACTCTCGAACACCCTCCCCGCCGTCAGCAGTCCCAGGCCGTCTCCGGTTTCGTGGACCTCGACGCGAGCGGCAGGGGACACCTGCGCGCCGCCGGTCTGCTGCCCGCGCCGGACGATCCACAGCTCCCCGCCGCGCTGGTGCGCCGCCACGGGCTGCGCAAGGGCGACCTCGTCGAGGGCGTCCGCGACGCCCGGCGCACCCTGACCGAGGTCGCGCTGGTCAACGGCCGCACACCCGGAGAGATGCGGGGCCGTCGCCACTTCCGGGATCTCACACCCCTTCACCCGCGCGAGCGGATCCGCCTCGAACACCCGGCGGCCGGGCTCGCCGGACGGGTCGTGGACCTCGTCTCGCCGGTCGGCAAGGGGCAGCGCGGCCTCGTCGTGGCCCCGCCCAAGACCGGCAAGACCGTGCTGCTCCAGCAGATCGCCGCCGCCGTCACCGGGAACCACCCCGAGTGCCGGCTGATGGTCCTCCTGCTCGACGAACGCCCCGAGGAGGTCACGGACATGCGCCGCTCCGTACGGGGCGAGGTCTACGCGTCCACCTTCGACCGGACGCCGAAGCAGCACATCGCGCTCGCCGACCTGGTGATCGAGCGGGCCATGCGGCTGGTCGAGGCCGGTGAGGACGTCGTGATCCTCCTCGACTCCCTGACCCGGCTGTGCCGGGCGCACAACAACGCCGCCGCCTCCGGCGGCCGCACCCTCAGCGGTGGCGTCGACGCGGCGGCGGTGCACGGGCCCAAACGGTTCTTCGGCGCGGCGCGTCTGGCCGAGGAGGGCGGTTCGCTGACCGTCCTCGCGACCGCGCTGGTCGAGACCGGGTCCCGCGCCGACGACTACTTCTTCGAGGAGCTCAAGAGCACCGGCAACATGGAGCTGCGCCTCAGCCGCGACCTCGCCGGGCGCCGGCTCTTCCCGGCCGTCGACATCACCGGATCCGGTACCCGCCGCGAAGAACTCCTCCTGACCCCGCCCGAGTCGTCCGCCGTGCACGGACTGCGGCGCGCCCTGCGCACCCGGGACGGTGACACCGGCCTGGAAACCCTGCTGGAACGGCTGCGCGCGACCCCCGACAACGCGACCTTCCTGCGCCGGATCCAGCCGACACTGCCCGGCGGCCGGGAAGGCTGA
- a CDS encoding GntR family transcriptional regulator codes for MARTTPHHHAQTTGEQPLYWRIATRLLGELRDGTVPPGERLPAERRLAERYGVSRETVRQALEVLRHEGLVATDRRGSHATLSGRRVERPTSLAFPLGIRRDAEPHTADRATVTWETPPPEHAEALSLAPHLPTLMHRYVSAAADGRGLRRAVTSFSAVALAEVEELARYRDRADGTAAAQLRRAYDWMRRSGLTLHHRDAITPLPDAPSVRVTRLVHDQYHRPLEYTDLVVDAQQDALVYEFTLPAAV; via the coding sequence ATGGCCCGCACCACCCCGCACCACCACGCGCAGACCACCGGCGAACAGCCCCTCTACTGGCGGATCGCCACGCGACTGCTGGGCGAACTGCGCGACGGCACCGTCCCGCCCGGTGAACGGCTTCCGGCCGAACGGCGGCTGGCGGAGCGCTACGGCGTCAGCCGGGAGACCGTACGGCAGGCGCTCGAAGTGCTCCGCCACGAGGGGCTGGTCGCCACCGACCGGCGCGGCAGCCACGCCACCCTGTCCGGGCGACGGGTGGAGCGCCCGACATCGCTCGCCTTCCCGCTGGGCATCAGGCGCGACGCCGAACCGCACACCGCCGACCGCGCCACCGTCACCTGGGAGACCCCGCCGCCCGAACACGCCGAGGCCCTGAGCCTCGCTCCGCACCTGCCGACCCTGATGCACCGCTATGTGTCCGCCGCCGCCGACGGCCGCGGACTGCGCAGGGCCGTGACGTCGTTCTCCGCAGTCGCGCTGGCCGAGGTCGAGGAACTGGCCCGGTACCGGGACCGCGCCGACGGCACCGCCGCGGCCCAGTTGCGCCGCGCCTACGACTGGATGCGCCGTTCGGGGCTGACGCTGCACCACCGCGACGCCATCACGCCGCTGCCGGACGCCCCGTCGGTGCGGGTGACCCGGCTGGTGCACGACCAGTACCACCGTCCGCTGGAGTACACCGACCTCGTCGTGGACGCCCAACAGGACGCCCTGGTCTACGAGTTCACCCTGCCGGCGGCGGTCTGA
- a CDS encoding class I SAM-dependent methyltransferase gives MFSPEGPSLRELAVQALSSVERGYDLLAPKFDHTPFRTPDSVLDSVASALRGIGPFDDGLDLCCGTGAAVGALAGVCRRSVTGVDFSAGMLDVARRRHRGAAPRVSWVRADARALPFGPAFDLVVSFGAFGHFLPRELPGLFTQVRSVLRPGGCFAFPVVAPPRPGSAAYWMLGGFDAVMRVRNAVWRPPFVMYYRAVRFGEVLRELERAGFRVELHALPEFGSRGDGSPRVRMVAARRLR, from the coding sequence ATGTTCAGCCCCGAAGGTCCCAGCCTCCGCGAACTCGCCGTGCAGGCGCTGTCGTCCGTCGAGCGCGGCTACGACCTGCTCGCCCCGAAGTTCGACCACACCCCGTTCCGTACGCCGGACTCGGTGCTGGACTCCGTCGCGTCGGCGCTGCGGGGGATCGGGCCGTTCGACGACGGACTGGACCTGTGCTGCGGCACGGGGGCGGCCGTCGGCGCGCTGGCGGGTGTGTGCCGGCGCAGCGTGACCGGGGTGGACTTCAGCGCGGGCATGCTGGACGTGGCCCGGCGACGCCACCGAGGGGCCGCGCCGCGTGTCTCCTGGGTGCGTGCCGACGCGCGCGCCCTGCCGTTCGGGCCCGCCTTCGATCTGGTGGTCAGCTTCGGCGCGTTCGGCCACTTTCTGCCGCGTGAACTGCCCGGGCTGTTCACCCAGGTCCGCTCCGTGCTCCGGCCCGGCGGATGCTTCGCCTTCCCGGTCGTGGCCCCGCCCCGTCCCGGATCGGCCGCCTACTGGATGCTGGGCGGCTTCGACGCGGTGATGCGGGTCCGCAACGCCGTGTGGCGGCCGCCGTTCGTCATGTACTACCGGGCCGTCCGGTTCGGGGAGGTCCTGCGCGAGTTGGAGCGTGCCGGATTCCGGGTGGAGCTCCATGCCCTGCCCGAGTTCGGGTCGCGCGGTGACGGCAGTCCCCGGGTGCGGATGGTGGCGGCCCGACGGCTCCGGTGA
- a CDS encoding serine hydrolase domain-containing protein, protein MPERAPDIHGHCDTRFAAVRTAFEENFRERDELGAAVAVTVDGATVVDLWGGWADPDRTRAWERDTPVNVWSTSKGPVALCAHILADRGLLDLDAPVAVYWPEFAAAGKEKVLVRHLLSHRAGLCGLREPHSFADLCDWETTTSRLAATEPWWEPGTRSGYHALTYGHLVGEVVRRVSGLLPGAFLEREVTGPLGVDFGIGLPEKDAGRAAELVHARTTSSSEQAAVFSQLTPAALAALTNPAVGADEANTAAWRAAEIPAANGHGTARAVAALYGIFSGRGAHDGHRVLSREAAERVREGQGACRDLVLGAGFAGETEIGLGLWLSGPNGSYGPNPRAFGHDGFGGSCGLADPEAGVSLGYVMNRMGTRIADDPRKMALVEALYSAL, encoded by the coding sequence ATGCCCGAGCGCGCGCCAGACATCCACGGGCACTGCGACACCCGGTTCGCCGCGGTGCGCACGGCCTTCGAGGAGAACTTCCGTGAGCGGGACGAGCTGGGGGCCGCCGTCGCCGTCACGGTCGACGGCGCGACCGTGGTGGACCTGTGGGGCGGCTGGGCGGACCCGGACCGCACCCGGGCGTGGGAGCGCGACACGCCGGTGAACGTCTGGTCGACGTCGAAGGGGCCGGTGGCCCTGTGCGCGCACATCCTCGCCGACCGGGGACTGCTCGACCTGGACGCCCCGGTGGCCGTGTACTGGCCGGAGTTCGCCGCGGCCGGCAAGGAGAAGGTCCTCGTACGGCATCTGCTGTCGCACCGCGCGGGTCTGTGCGGACTGCGCGAACCGCATTCCTTCGCCGACCTCTGCGACTGGGAGACGACGACAAGCCGGCTGGCGGCGACGGAGCCCTGGTGGGAGCCCGGCACCCGCTCCGGCTATCACGCGCTGACGTACGGCCACCTGGTCGGCGAGGTCGTCCGGCGGGTCTCCGGGCTGCTGCCGGGCGCGTTCCTGGAACGTGAGGTGACCGGTCCGCTCGGCGTTGACTTCGGCATCGGACTGCCGGAGAAGGACGCGGGGCGAGCGGCGGAACTCGTGCACGCCCGCACCACGTCGAGCAGTGAGCAGGCAGCGGTCTTCAGCCAGTTGACGCCTGCCGCGCTGGCCGCGCTGACCAATCCCGCGGTGGGTGCCGACGAGGCCAACACCGCCGCGTGGCGGGCCGCCGAGATCCCGGCCGCCAACGGCCACGGCACCGCACGGGCGGTCGCCGCGCTGTACGGGATCTTCTCGGGCCGGGGTGCGCACGACGGCCACCGCGTCCTGTCCCGCGAGGCCGCCGAGCGGGTGCGCGAGGGGCAGGGCGCCTGCCGGGACCTGGTGCTCGGGGCCGGGTTCGCCGGGGAGACGGAGATCGGCCTCGGTCTGTGGCTCAGCGGACCGAACGGGTCCTACGGGCCCAACCCGCGGGCCTTCGGCCACGACGGCTTCGGCGGGTCCTGCGGTCTGGCGGATCCGGAGGCGGGCGTGTCGCTCGGCTACGTGATGAACCGGATGGGCACGCGCATCGCCGACGACCCGCGCAAGATGGCACTCGTCGAGGCCCTGTACAGCGCGCTGTGA
- a CDS encoding Rv1733c family protein has protein sequence MGTRVRGWRWRRNPLRRRSDVVEAWTVLAVALLLFLGAPLAGAAAAWWAHDEAQTTAAAQRADRRHVRAEVVGPSTGDLTALQGGREYTYRATVKWTDPGDGPRTATARVPTGTRPGEAVDVWFDSRGRNVPPPPDGTVVWQHTLSIGTCAAGGAAVAVFLGHAAVRRGANRHRMAEWERDWARTEPEWTRRGV, from the coding sequence ATGGGAACCCGGGTGCGCGGCTGGCGCTGGCGGCGCAATCCACTGCGGCGCCGGTCGGATGTCGTCGAGGCGTGGACGGTGCTGGCCGTCGCCCTGCTCCTCTTCCTGGGCGCGCCGCTCGCCGGGGCCGCGGCCGCGTGGTGGGCGCACGACGAGGCGCAGACGACCGCCGCGGCGCAGCGGGCCGACCGCCGGCACGTGCGGGCCGAGGTCGTGGGCCCGTCGACCGGCGACCTGACCGCGCTCCAGGGCGGCAGGGAGTACACCTACCGGGCGACCGTGAAGTGGACCGACCCCGGTGACGGTCCCCGGACGGCCACGGCTCGGGTCCCGACGGGCACACGGCCCGGCGAGGCGGTGGACGTGTGGTTCGACTCGCGGGGGCGCAACGTGCCGCCGCCGCCGGACGGCACGGTGGTCTGGCAGCACACGCTCTCGATCGGTACCTGCGCCGCGGGCGGCGCCGCCGTCGCGGTCTTCCTCGGCCACGCGGCCGTGCGCCGCGGGGCGAACCGGCACCGGATGGCCGAGTGGGAACGCGACTGGGCCCGCACCGAGCCCGAGTGGACCCGGCGCGGCGTCTGA
- a CDS encoding acetylxylan esterase: MALFDLPLDELRAYRSASVEPEDFDAFWSKTLQEAREYDLDARFEAVDTGLSTVTVYDVTFAGFGGHPVKGWLTLPAGAVEPLPLIVEFIGYGGGRGLPHEHLLWASTGRAHFVMDTRGQGSAWGAGGGTPDPVGGAPAYPGFMTRGIDAPENYYYRRVFTDAVRAVEAARSHPATDAARTVAIGASQGGGITVAVGGLVPDLVAIAPDVPFLCDYPRAATLTDRHPYREIGLYLKTHRGRGADALRTLSYFDGVHFAARGRAPALFSAALEDQTCPPSTVFAAFNAWAHEDRTIEVYDFNDHEGGGPFQEAVKLRWLRSYL, from the coding sequence ATGGCCCTGTTCGACCTCCCTCTCGACGAGCTCCGCGCGTACCGCAGCGCCTCCGTCGAGCCCGAGGACTTCGACGCGTTCTGGTCCAAGACGCTCCAGGAGGCACGCGAGTACGACCTGGACGCCCGGTTCGAAGCGGTCGACACCGGACTGTCGACGGTGACCGTGTACGACGTCACCTTCGCCGGTTTCGGCGGGCACCCGGTGAAGGGCTGGCTGACCCTGCCCGCCGGGGCGGTGGAACCGCTGCCGCTGATCGTGGAGTTCATCGGCTACGGCGGGGGACGCGGGCTGCCGCACGAGCATCTGCTGTGGGCGTCCACGGGTCGTGCCCACTTCGTCATGGACACCCGAGGCCAGGGCAGCGCCTGGGGAGCGGGCGGCGGCACCCCCGACCCGGTCGGCGGCGCGCCCGCCTACCCCGGTTTCATGACCCGCGGCATCGACGCGCCGGAGAACTACTACTACCGCCGGGTGTTCACCGACGCGGTGCGCGCCGTGGAGGCGGCCCGCTCGCACCCGGCCACCGACGCGGCCCGGACCGTCGCGATCGGCGCCAGTCAGGGCGGCGGCATCACCGTGGCCGTGGGCGGCCTGGTCCCGGACCTGGTCGCGATCGCCCCCGACGTGCCGTTCCTGTGCGACTACCCGCGCGCGGCCACCCTCACGGACCGCCACCCCTACCGGGAGATCGGCCTCTACCTGAAGACGCACCGCGGTCGCGGTGCCGACGCGCTGCGCACGCTCTCCTACTTCGACGGGGTGCACTTCGCCGCCCGCGGCCGGGCGCCCGCCCTGTTCTCGGCGGCCCTGGAGGACCAGACCTGCCCGCCCTCCACCGTCTTCGCCGCCTTCAACGCCTGGGCGCACGAGGACAGGACGATCGAGGTGTACGACTTCAACGACCACGAGGGCGGCGGTCCCTTCCAGGAGGCCGTCAAACTGCGCTGGCTGCGTTCCTACCTCTGA
- a CDS encoding sulfite oxidase-like oxidoreductase: MNVTRGFSGRPRVHNPGLPPGQYDARDDWPVLSAEVTPDLSPADWTFRIDGLVEEPRTWDWATAHELPASVHEGDIHCVTGWSKFGVRFAGVSLDAFWERVRPLPSATHVVAYAHTGYTTNLPLADLRDGRAWIAWEYDGRPLPAEHGGPARLLVPHLYFWKSAKWIAGLRLLDHDEPGFWERNGYHARGNPWAEQRYSGD, encoded by the coding sequence ATGAACGTCACCCGAGGCTTCTCCGGGCGCCCGCGCGTCCACAACCCGGGACTGCCGCCCGGCCAGTACGACGCGCGCGACGACTGGCCCGTGCTGTCCGCCGAGGTCACACCGGACCTCTCCCCCGCCGACTGGACCTTCCGCATCGACGGGCTCGTCGAGGAACCGCGCACCTGGGACTGGGCGACGGCACACGAGCTGCCGGCCTCGGTCCACGAGGGCGACATCCACTGCGTGACGGGCTGGTCGAAGTTCGGGGTGCGGTTCGCGGGCGTGTCCCTGGACGCGTTCTGGGAGCGGGTGCGCCCGCTGCCGTCCGCCACCCATGTCGTCGCGTACGCGCACACCGGGTACACCACGAACCTCCCGCTGGCCGACCTGAGGGACGGCCGGGCCTGGATCGCCTGGGAGTACGACGGCCGCCCGCTGCCCGCCGAGCACGGCGGTCCGGCGCGGCTGCTGGTGCCGCACCTGTACTTCTGGAAGAGCGCCAAGTGGATCGCCGGACTGCGGCTGCTCGACCACGACGAACCCGGCTTCTGGGAGCGCAACGGCTACCACGCGCGCGGCAACCCCTGGGCGGAACAGCGGTACTCCGGTGACTGA
- a CDS encoding ferredoxin reductase, whose translation MTEAFTPPTRFAVPGRIAVGAGTGNQWQTATLTGIRRETPRAASFRLAVPGWAGHLPGQHLMLQLSAPDGYTAQRHYSLASAPDDSGHIELTLDRVDGGEVSGWFHSEARPGDRVDVRGPVSGFFAWPGDRAALLIGAGSGVVPLMSMVRHHRARGLSVPLRLLVSARSPAELIYAREYGAETTPVFTRSGPPGAPVGRMTAAHLAPLLDDGPPGGWEAYVCGSNAFAEHASRLLVAAGQPVDRIRIERFG comes from the coding sequence GTGACTGAGGCCTTCACTCCCCCGACCCGGTTCGCCGTGCCGGGGCGCATCGCCGTCGGCGCCGGGACCGGGAACCAGTGGCAGACCGCCACCCTGACCGGGATCCGCCGGGAGACCCCGCGTGCCGCGAGCTTCCGGTTGGCGGTGCCCGGCTGGGCGGGGCACCTGCCGGGCCAGCACCTGATGCTGCAGCTGAGCGCCCCGGACGGCTACACGGCGCAGCGCCACTACTCGCTGGCGTCCGCGCCGGACGACTCCGGCCACATCGAGCTGACCTTGGACCGCGTCGACGGCGGCGAGGTGTCCGGCTGGTTCCACTCCGAGGCCCGTCCGGGCGACCGGGTCGACGTGCGCGGCCCAGTGAGCGGCTTCTTCGCCTGGCCGGGCGACCGGGCCGCCCTGCTGATCGGCGCGGGATCCGGGGTCGTACCGCTGATGTCGATGGTGCGCCACCACCGGGCGCGGGGCCTGTCGGTGCCGCTGAGGCTGCTGGTGTCCGCGCGCAGCCCGGCGGAGCTGATCTACGCGCGCGAGTACGGCGCGGAGACGACGCCCGTGTTCACGCGCAGCGGCCCGCCGGGTGCCCCGGTGGGCCGCATGACGGCCGCGCACCTGGCGCCGCTGCTGGACGACGGGCCGCCCGGCGGGTGGGAGGCCTACGTGTGCGGCTCGAACGCCTTCGCCGAGCACGCCTCGCGGCTGCTCGTCGCGGCCGGCCAGCCCGTGGACCGCATCCGGATCGAACGTTTCGGCTGA
- a CDS encoding putative protein N(5)-glutamine methyltransferase, producing MSAVPAPPAPSVPPTPFSASPAPGSATARSGETRSSVVSSVAAALRAAGCVFAEEEAELIVGAAGTPAGLAAAVDRRVAGEPLELVVGWAGFDGLRIAVEPGVFVPRRRTEFLVEQALAQAPDATVVVDLCCGSGAVGAALAARLGGVELHAADIDPAAVRCARRNVEDRGGRVYEGDLYAALPGGLRGRVDVLAANVPYVPTAEVGLLPAEARDHEPLVALDGGADGLAVLRRVAAEAGRWLAPGGCLLVETSEHQAASAVAAFGRAGLTTRLAVCGERDAHVVIGVAPRAD from the coding sequence ATGAGCGCCGTGCCCGCGCCCCCGGCCCCCTCCGTTCCCCCCACCCCCTTTTCCGCTTCTCCTGCTCCCGGGTCCGCCACCGCGCGGTCGGGCGAGACCCGTTCGTCCGTCGTCTCGTCCGTCGCCGCCGCGTTGCGTGCCGCCGGCTGCGTCTTCGCCGAGGAGGAGGCGGAACTGATCGTCGGTGCCGCCGGTACGCCCGCCGGCCTCGCCGCCGCGGTGGACCGCCGCGTCGCCGGCGAGCCCCTAGAACTCGTCGTCGGCTGGGCCGGGTTCGACGGCTTGCGGATCGCCGTGGAACCGGGGGTCTTCGTGCCCCGCCGGCGTACCGAGTTCCTGGTCGAACAGGCCCTCGCGCAGGCACCGGACGCAACCGTCGTCGTCGACCTGTGCTGCGGCTCGGGAGCGGTCGGCGCGGCGCTGGCCGCCCGCCTCGGCGGGGTCGAACTGCACGCCGCGGACATCGACCCGGCCGCGGTGCGCTGCGCGCGGCGCAACGTCGAGGACCGGGGCGGCCGGGTGTACGAGGGCGACCTGTACGCCGCGCTGCCGGGCGGGCTGCGGGGCCGGGTCGACGTCCTGGCCGCGAACGTGCCCTACGTCCCCACGGCGGAGGTCGGCCTGCTGCCCGCCGAGGCGCGCGACCACGAACCTCTGGTCGCCCTCGACGGGGGCGCGGACGGCCTCGCGGTGCTCCGCAGGGTCGCCGCCGAGGCGGGCCGATGGCTCGCGCCGGGAGGCTGCCTGCTGGTCGAGACGAGCGAGCACCAGGCCGCGTCGGCCGTCGCCGCCTTCGGCCGCGCCGGGCTGACGACCCGGCTGGCGGTCTGCGGCGAACGGGACGCGCACGTGGTGATCGGGGTCGCCCCCCGGGCGGACTGA
- a CDS encoding MarR family winged helix-turn-helix transcriptional regulator, whose product MTAARTAEDRAFADLGGCVADAAVETIQREMTAFARRARTFAGRLHPELSLVSYSLLRQLEEGAPSRATDLAERHALDKSTVSRQIATLERAGLIERRLDPRDHRVHVLHLTDAGRHVLAQAGESRRTAVRERLADWPEEDLVRFAGYLERYNAGPGPAPTDG is encoded by the coding sequence ATGACGGCAGCCCGGACAGCCGAGGACAGGGCCTTCGCCGACCTCGGCGGCTGCGTCGCGGACGCCGCCGTGGAGACGATCCAGCGGGAGATGACGGCCTTCGCCCGACGCGCCCGCACCTTCGCGGGGCGCCTGCACCCGGAGCTGTCCCTGGTCTCGTACTCGCTGCTCAGGCAGCTGGAGGAGGGCGCACCGAGCCGGGCCACCGACCTGGCCGAGCGCCACGCCCTGGACAAGTCCACCGTCAGCCGCCAGATCGCCACGCTGGAACGGGCCGGACTGATCGAGCGGCGGCTGGACCCGCGGGACCATCGCGTCCATGTGCTCCACCTGACCGACGCCGGACGGCACGTCCTGGCACAGGCCGGCGAGAGCCGCCGCACCGCTGTCCGGGAACGGCTGGCGGACTGGCCGGAGGAGGACCTGGTGCGCTTCGCCGGGTATCTGGAGCGCTACAACGCGGGGCCCGGACCGGCGCCCACGGACGGCTGA